Below is a genomic region from Anoplopoma fimbria isolate UVic2021 breed Golden Eagle Sablefish chromosome 20, Afim_UVic_2022, whole genome shotgun sequence.
CATATTAGAAAGACAATTACCCTTGTtgtaatttaagaaaaatactttatagaaatgttttttgggggtattttCATAACTTGaggaaattacatttataaaataaaggagCAGTTaagttttttaataacattttttatcagtttaaacAGTTTCTCATTCTGTTGAGAGTTTTTGGATTATTGACTGCAAAACCTTTCTGGTCATGAAAAACCAAATGGAAGGCCAGGTACTTGCCAGACTGTCCACTTTACTTTTGTTTCGCCTTAACATTACGAAGCACACTGTAAATGAAAGGGTCTTACCTCCACCATAGGTTTGACACAGATATGGAAATCTCCACACATTCCCAAGTCCTACTGCAAAACCTATGCAGGTTAGCAAATATTGAACTTTATTGTCCCATTTTGGTCTTTCAGTCATTTCTTTTGGTCCATGATCCTGTTCCTGCTCAGTACTTCCAGATTCTCCATCCATCACTTCTTTTTCCCTtgttattatagtttatttaacgaggcaaatgtttttgtctgacgTGTCCACTCTGTCTGAAGAGAAGGGGGAAACTGGTGACTTGTTACCTGTTTGTGTCAGGGGACGAAGGGGCGTCATTTGCTTTATCAGCCTTTTACATCTTGTTGGCCCTTGAGGCTTTGGGAGCaatgtggtttgtttgtttaataaaaagctCTTGTGTAAAGCGGAACGATATGATGATGATAACAGAGATGATAACAGgttattttaatgcaaaacagCATAAATAAGGAGACCAGGAGAACACTTTGATAGAACAGATGCCTTGTTTATGGAGTTCCTTATCAGACATTATCACCAAAAACACCAGTCAAAATGACTGAATATATGATTACTGAATATGTATCGTACTCATACAGACTACAATCATTCACATCTATTATTCTTCACTGGCAAACACAGAATAGAGGCATAAAGCACACATGGTGTAATTTACTTTACAAATGGCAAATGGaggaacaaaacaataaaaagatatATGCAGCTGATTTAATTCATATTTGATTCACTTCTGAACTTCTGTCACAATAGTGACCCCATCTGGTCAGATATATGTAACTTGGACTGTACAATATAATGCCACCTATTTAGACATAAGAAAACAATTGCTCTATTAAAAAGCTAATAGTAATCAGATTTGGCTTTTACTTCACTAAACAATATGGTTCTTTGATGCCAtagtttacaatgttttttcGGAGGGCAAACTCTTTCGAATGGTGTTCTGAAAATGATGCCTTGCAGAAAGCCACATCACTACTAAGTCTTTGAATTAATAGGAAAAGCTTTGCTTCctatttttaaagtgtattgATTAAACCATGATaacattgaaaaagaaaatagggGATTTTTCCATATTACGCTGGGGATCTTTTGCTTTCATTGTTCATTTGAATTTAGTCAGACATATTATAGGGTTGTGACTTATCGCCCTTCTTTGTCTTTAAACATTTCCAGACACAAACTAAAGGCACAGCAAGACTTGGAATCCCTGCCAATATGAAGATGATCACGTAGGTCCAGACTGGATAAAGCTTTTCCTCCAGTGTAGGGAATTTATCCTGCAAAGAAAGAGCAGATGCCATATTTTGAGTTTTCAATGGTTCAtgactgtgttttaaaaaaatcaatatccatAATTCTAAAGATTCTGATCATCTCACAATGAATTCATACATACCGATTCAGGATCCCAGGCTTTGTAAAGGATCTGTTCAGACACTTTAGTAACGAAGTAAAAGACCAAGATGGACAACATAATGAGTGGGCTGATGACTCTCCATGATGCCTGCCAGAAGAAGTTGGGTTTGTGTCCAATCATGAACTTTATATCATCATTGAACCTAGGAGAACAGTGACACATATAATCCATTATCAAAGAGTGTGTAGATAAACTGAATAACAAACCTTCTTTAAAGGCGGCTCAATAATAGTGTGGTATTGTTCATCTCATCTTTTTTCTATCACCTGTCTATTCCATATATGTACACCACCGAGACCATCTCGCAGAATGCAACAACTAGCAGTGGGATGGATCCTCCATAGGTGTCAAAGAGTGAAAGCCAATAGTTCCCTGAGCCTTGGAGAAATATCAGACCCACCAGACAGCAGAGCATGCACGTTAAACCTGAAGGAAAGcaaaaaagttgttaaaatatTCTAGAAATCTTTTATTAATGTCAAATGAAAGAATAGATGTGGGAGTTACCAGTGACAGCTTCTTTGGGCCATGATTTAGGGAACACTTTGAGGTCTTGCAGTGGCACTATGACTCCTTCAATGTTACCAAACATAGAAGACAGACCAAGACAGAAGAGCATTATGAAGAAAAGGATGGCCCACACCGGTGAAAAGGGCATCTTGGTGATAGCCTCAGTGAACACAATGAAGGCTAAACCAGTTCCTTCAACTCCCTAGGCCCAAACAAAGCACAGCGTTATTGCAAAGCATGGCAGGGATCATTTGTCACAAATAAACAAGGAGTAGCTTCCATGTAAGTGGAAAAGTCCTGGTGCATAAAGTACCTTACCTCACTAAGAAAAGTGTTCAAGTCGCAGGTCTTAAGATCCAGGTCTTGAATAACCTGAGGGTGTGTTTCATTAAAACGCTGAACAACCTGATTGTAGTTGCTGTCAGTGATGTCGCCCTCAGGAAGCTCAAAGACATTTAGTAATGTAAGGATGttcctaaaacacaacaaaaatgttagttaaaaaaatgttttcacagtccatgtattgctgaagaaaaaatatacaagctgtttaaataaaatgatttaacgAAAAAAGATATAATGTACCCAGAAAGACAGTTGTCAAATCTCTCGGTTGCTCTGAAGCCGATGATGGTGTAAATGACCGTTGCAGCATAGACGGAGGTGAAACCATTGATGACAGAGATGATCACTGCATCCTGTTCACAGTTGTTGCTAAAGGAAGAATGCAATTTTACTTTGACTTAACTTTAAATGACACCAGTTTAAGACAAAATAACTTACTGTACTGAGTTGTAGCTGGAGAAGGAAATAAGACCACCAAAAGCCAGAGAGAAGGAGTAGAAAACTTGAGCGCCTGCATCGAGCCACGTTGAAGGCTTCGCCAGCTCTGTTAACTGGAAGAATTAGTACAGTGGACAATGATGGATCAACTAGTTATTGCTCTGCATGGGCTATATTCTGTCTCTTATGAGGGCCATAATTTGAGAGCCATCTAAAATGGATGAGTTCTTTTCAGAGGACTGATATTGCAAGTTATTTGATAAAAGATCATATAAATGGTTTAGCgccccaaacattttttttattgtattttttggaaaaaattaaaacataaataatcagCATAAATTAGCCCCCTTCATTtccaaaaacatatatatttttttataaataatagaTCTAATGCATTCTGATTTGTTATCTGCATTAGGATCAGTGTGACTGCTGACATAAATTAAAGAGAAATGCAACTCACATCTGGTGTGAAGAGGAACTTAACTCCATTCAAAGAGCCCTTCAGGGTCAACCCTCTGATCAGAAATATTGTCAGCACCACGTAGGGAAGGGTCGAAgtcacatacacagcctcggGTAAAGAAAGTATTCAAACAATTACTGTTTAGCTGAATTCAAATCTTCTCTCTTGTTGTAGTAAGGAAATGTGCTGTACCTTCCCAGTTGTCTCAATACCGCGAATGATGCAGATATAGAGCACAGACCACGCACAAACGTGACACAACAGTATCCACCACTGCAGACCGCCATCCTCTTCAATCGTTGGAGTTGTGTTCAGGGTCTCCCTGTACCAGAAATAATCCACAGGGGAGCTCCTCTCACACTCTGAGACAATGCCTGACAGAATTTAACAACAGAATTAACAGCTTGTGTCGCTAAGACAAAATCAAGAGTTTATTCTTTATACAAAACCAGTTGTAGCATTACCTGTT
It encodes:
- the slc6a19b gene encoding solute carrier family 6 member 19b, coding for MKLKLPNPGLEDRILSHQQLDKLEDEEAGDRPKWDNKTQYMLTCVGFCVGLGNVWRFPYLCQSHGGGAFMIPFLILLILEGIPLLHLEFAIGQRLRRGSLGVWATIHPYLTGIGIASMCVSLTISLYYNTIIAWILWYFFNSFQQPLPWSQCPLNANLTGIVSECERSSPVDYFWYRETLNTTPTIEEDGGLQWWILLCHVCAWSVLYICIIRGIETTGKAVYVTSTLPYVVLTIFLIRGLTLKGSLNGVKFLFTPDLTELAKPSTWLDAGAQVFYSFSLAFGGLISFSSYNSVHNNCEQDAVIISVINGFTSVYAATVIYTIIGFRATERFDNCLSGNILTLLNVFELPEGDITDSNYNQVVQRFNETHPQVIQDLDLKTCDLNTFLSEGVEGTGLAFIVFTEAITKMPFSPVWAILFFIMLFCLGLSSMFGNIEGVIVPLQDLKVFPKSWPKEAVTGLTCMLCCLVGLIFLQGSGNYWLSLFDTYGGSIPLLVVAFCEMVSVVYIYGIDRFNDDIKFMIGHKPNFFWQASWRVISPLIMLSILVFYFVTKVSEQILYKAWDPESDKFPTLEEKLYPVWTYVIIFILAGIPSLAVPLVCVWKCLKTKKGDKSQPYNMSD